The genomic segment GCCTCGCGGGGTTCCGCGGCACAGTTAGCCGGTTTTTCCGGCCATCTCCCGGCCTCACACCGCCCTGACGCCCGAGTTAGCCGGTTTTTCCGGCTATCTCCCGGCCTCGCGGGGCTCCGACGGCATAGTTAGCCGGTTTTTCCGGCTATCTCGCAGCCTCGCGGGGTTCCGCGGCACAGTTTGCCGGTTTTTCCGGCGATCTCGCTCGCCCGCACCGCCATCGCGGCTCCGTTAGCCGATTCTCCCGGCGATCTCGCTCGGCATATTGCCCACGTAGGCGGACTGCGGCCGAAAGATGCGGTTGTGGGCGGCCTGCTCCAGCATGTGCGCGGTCCAGCCGACGACGCGCGCGGCCGTGAATGTCGGCGTGAACAACGCCGTCGGGAGCGCGATCGCCTTCATGATGGCGGCGGCGAAAAATTCGACGTTCGTATGCAGCCGCCGCCCCGGTTTGTATTCGGCGAGCAGCCGCGTCGCCGTCTCCTCCACGTGCAGGGCGAGCGCGAACGCCGGATCGTCGCCGGTCAGGCCGCGCGTCACCGCGCGCAGCGCTTCGGCTCGCGGATCGACGGTCTTGTAGATGCGATGGCCGAAGCCCATCAGTCGACCGCCCCGCTCAAGCACGTCGCGCAACCAAGGCTCGGCACGATCCGGCGTACCGATCGCCTCCAGCATGGCGATCACTTCGCTCGGCGCGCCGCCATGCAGCGGCCCGCCCATCGTGCCGATCGCCGCGCTTACGGCGGGGTACAAGCCGGCCTGCGTCGACAGCGCGACACGGCCCGCGAAGGTGGACGCGTTCATGCCGTGCTCCATG from the Cohnella hashimotonis genome contains:
- a CDS encoding citrate synthase, with product MASVTGLEGVVAAETGIGLVDGERGHLVYRGYWAKDLAVSRGFEETAHLLWYGQLPGERELSALKERLAAARVLPIELRRLLDALPAGLPMMGVLQAAAAAFANGAEPPWPPRADQAERMTALVPGVIAYRYRRLQGLEPVEPDAELDHAANYLYMLTGRRPEPDHARALTAYLVLGMEHGMNASTFAGRVALSTQAGLYPAVSAAIGTMGGPLHGGAPSEVIAMLEAIGTPDRAEPWLRDVLERGGRLMGFGHRIYKTVDPRAEALRAVTRGLTGDDPAFALALHVEETATRLLAEYKPGRRLHTNVEFFAAAIMKAIALPTALFTPTFTAARVVGWTAHMLEQAAHNRIFRPQSAYVGNMPSEIAGRIG